In Rhodospirillales bacterium RIFCSPLOWO2_02_FULL_58_16, a genomic segment contains:
- a CDS encoding AAA family ATPase, whose amino-acid sequence MVARINTVAFQGFTVIDVDVQVQMSSGIPAFTIVGLPDKAVAESRERVRAAINAMGLALPPKRITVNLSPADVAKEGSHFDLPIALGLLTSMGVLPAEEMTGYLALGELALDGVLAPATGVLAAAIHANRRGLGVICPAAQGGEAAWAGEIDILAPLSLLSLINHFKGTQVLSVPEAKLAAERPACPDIAEIKGQESAKRAIEIAAAGGHNLLMVGPPGSGKSMLAARLPGLLPPLDPSEALEVSMIHSLAGELGKDGLMSRRPFRDPHHSASVPALVGGGSRAKPGEVSLAHLGVLFLDELPEFQRGALEALRQPMETGRITIARANAHITYPARIQLVAAMNPCRCGNPNDATLLCSRFPKCAGEYQSKISGPLFDRIDLHVDVPAVNPADMSAPPPAESSVDIARRVVAARVRQKARFAGSGAAIPIRTNAEADGALLEEVAAPDDDGRRLLTEAAERMHLSARGYHRVLRVARTIADLDGGEGVRRIHIAEALSYRRIVPGKSAILMKADSR is encoded by the coding sequence ATGGTTGCGCGCATTAATACCGTGGCGTTTCAGGGCTTCACTGTTATTGACGTTGACGTTCAGGTGCAGATGTCTTCCGGTATTCCGGCGTTCACCATCGTCGGCCTTCCCGACAAGGCGGTCGCCGAAAGCCGGGAGAGAGTGCGCGCGGCGATCAACGCCATGGGTCTGGCGCTGCCTCCCAAGCGCATTACCGTCAATCTGTCCCCCGCCGACGTCGCCAAGGAAGGCAGTCATTTTGATCTCCCTATCGCCCTGGGTCTGCTGACATCCATGGGGGTGCTTCCCGCCGAAGAGATGACCGGCTATCTGGCTCTCGGCGAACTGGCGCTGGACGGCGTCCTGGCTCCGGCGACGGGAGTGCTGGCGGCGGCCATTCACGCCAATCGGCGCGGCCTCGGCGTTATCTGTCCGGCGGCGCAGGGCGGCGAGGCCGCATGGGCGGGAGAAATCGATATTCTGGCTCCGCTCAGTCTGCTTTCCCTGATCAATCATTTCAAGGGAACCCAGGTTCTGTCAGTCCCCGAGGCCAAATTAGCCGCCGAACGGCCGGCTTGTCCCGACATCGCCGAAATCAAGGGACAAGAAAGCGCCAAAAGGGCAATAGAAATCGCCGCCGCCGGCGGTCATAACCTGCTGATGGTGGGGCCGCCGGGGTCCGGTAAATCCATGCTGGCGGCCCGCTTGCCCGGACTGCTGCCGCCGCTGGACCCGTCGGAGGCTCTGGAAGTCAGCATGATCCACAGTCTGGCCGGGGAATTGGGCAAGGACGGCCTGATGAGTCGGCGCCCCTTCCGCGATCCTCATCACTCGGCGTCCGTTCCCGCGCTGGTGGGCGGCGGCTCCAGGGCAAAACCCGGAGAGGTGTCGCTGGCTCACTTGGGGGTGCTGTTTCTCGACGAGCTTCCCGAGTTTCAACGCGGCGCGCTGGAAGCTCTTCGCCAGCCCATGGAAACAGGCAGAATTACTATAGCCAGGGCCAACGCCCACATTACCTATCCGGCGCGAATTCAACTGGTGGCGGCGATGAACCCCTGCCGCTGCGGCAATCCCAATGACGCGACTTTGCTCTGCTCGCGCTTTCCCAAATGCGCCGGGGAATATCAGTCGAAAATATCAGGCCCCTTGTTTGACCGCATCGATCTGCATGTGGATGTGCCCGCCGTCAATCCGGCGGACATGTCGGCGCCGCCGCCCGCCGAAAGCTCGGTCGATATCGCCCGCCGGGTCGTCGCCGCCCGCGTCAGGCAGAAAGCCCGCTTCGCCGGTTCAGGCGCTGCTATCCCGATTCGCACCAACGCCGAGGCCGACGGCGCCTTGCTGGAAGAAGTTGCGGCCCCTGACGATGACGGGCGGCGGCTGTTGACCGAAGCCGCCGAACGCATGCACCTTTCGGCCAGGGGCTATCACCGCGTGCTGCGGGTGGCGCGCACCATCGCCGATCTGGACGGCGGCGAAGGCGTAAGGCGCATCCACATCGCCGAAGCGCTTTCCTATCGCCGCATCGTGCCGGGAAAAAGCGCCATCCTGATGAAGGCTGATAGTCGATAA
- a CDS encoding D-glycerate dehydrogenase, whose protein sequence is MARQKPLVTVTRKLPDSIETRLMELFNVRLNLDDKPMDEAQLIEAVKTADVLAPTVTDRIDAKLLSHAGPQLRLIANYGVGVDHIDLAAAHRGGIIVTNTPDVLTEDTADLTMALILAVPRRLCEGERVLRAGQWKIWAPTWMLGHRVNGKRLGIIGMGRIGAAVARRARGFGLSIHYHNRHRAPSELEEELEATYWESLDQMLARMDIISVNCPHTPATYHLLSARRLELLQPHAFVINTSRGGVIDEDALIRILKNGEIAGAGLDVYENEPLVNPKLLELNNVVLLPHMGSATNEGRIGMGEKVLINIKTFVDGHKPPDRVLAEAF, encoded by the coding sequence ATGGCGCGGCAAAAACCGTTAGTGACAGTTACCCGCAAGCTTCCCGATTCCATCGAGACGCGGCTGATGGAGTTGTTCAACGTCCGGCTGAATCTTGACGACAAGCCGATGGACGAAGCGCAGCTTATCGAGGCGGTGAAAACGGCGGACGTCCTGGCGCCGACGGTAACCGACCGCATTGATGCGAAGCTCCTTTCCCATGCCGGTCCGCAATTGCGTCTGATCGCCAATTACGGCGTGGGGGTTGACCATATCGACCTTGCCGCCGCGCACCGGGGCGGCATTATTGTGACCAACACGCCGGACGTGCTGACCGAGGATACCGCCGATCTGACCATGGCGTTGATTCTCGCCGTTCCGCGACGGCTGTGCGAGGGCGAGCGGGTCTTGCGCGCCGGGCAATGGAAGATATGGGCGCCTACATGGATGCTGGGGCACCGCGTCAACGGCAAGCGGCTGGGCATCATCGGCATGGGACGCATCGGCGCGGCGGTGGCGCGGCGGGCGCGAGGCTTCGGGCTTTCCATCCATTATCACAACCGCCATCGGGCGCCTTCGGAGCTGGAGGAAGAGCTGGAGGCCACTTATTGGGAAAGTCTGGATCAGATGCTGGCGCGCATGGACATTATTTCCGTCAACTGCCCTCATACTCCCGCAACCTATCATTTACTGTCGGCCAGACGCCTGGAACTGTTGCAGCCTCATGCGTTTGTCATCAATACCTCACGCGGCGGGGTGATCGACGAGGATGCGCTGATCCGTATTCTGAAAAATGGGGAAATCGCCGGCGCCGGACTGGACGTATATGAAAACGAACCACTGGTGAATCCGAAGCTTCTTGAACTCAACAACGTGGTGCTGCTTCCGCATATGGGGTCGGCGACCAACGAGGGACGGATAGGCATGGGCGAGAAGGTGCTGATTAACATCAAGACCTTTGTTGACGGACACAAGCCCCCGGATCGCGTGCTTGCCGAAGCGTTTTAA